In a genomic window of Punica granatum isolate Tunisia-2019 chromosome 6, ASM765513v2, whole genome shotgun sequence:
- the LOC116210819 gene encoding uncharacterized protein LOC116210819: MRLWAGTSGIRSYPMSHWPSTTFTTSMTRRSSSATSRPIIPCSTVNSMPGSAILALPVPLTMGRHLMPSLMVYLAHSDTLPGVPPHWEGLKRIGGLQLRGSDSKGDLWPKALDQDR; the protein is encoded by the exons ATGCGGCTTTGGGCTGGAACCTCAGGTATAAGATCTTATCCGATGTCGCATTGGCCCTCCACTACCTTCACAACGAGTATGACCAGAAGGTCCTCCTCCGCGACCTCAAGGCCAATAATACCATGCTCGACGGTGAATTCAATGCCCGGCTCAGCGATTTTGGCCTTGCCCGTGCCATTGACAATGGGGAGACATCTTATGCCGAGCTTGATGGTGTACCTGGCACATTCGGATACATTGCCCGGAGTGCCTCCACACTGGGAAGGCCTCAAGAGAATCGGAGGTCTACAGCTTCGGGGCAGCGATTCTAAAG GTGATTTGTGGCCAAAGGCCCTGGACCAAGATCGGTGA
- the LOC116211049 gene encoding pollen-specific leucine-rich repeat extensin-like protein 1, whose product MSLSPGYTPPPPGHSPQTLMYVPSSATQAPSLAHDPTRMTTLEGNITTLQNTVDLMAANIAEMMALLKGPNCASSSSIPPLARGPTVDPAPWVPPTHASEGDIAAAPAPAIIPVPAPHPKHGPAIHPVDFGHPQSTIPATVSLPPMTIPAPNPIMFAPPPVSVPAPATVYTAPPPMGFPASSTPVPTHTTEHFPYQASQPHISLPY is encoded by the coding sequence ATGTCACTATCGCCGGGGTACACACCACCACCACCTGGACACTCGCCGCAAACACTGATGTACGTGCCGTCGTCGGCGACTCAAGCACCATCGCTTGCCCATGATCCTACTCGCATGACCACGCTCGAGGGCAACATCACAACTCTTCAAAACACGGTTGACCTAATGGCCGCTAATATAGCCGAGATGATGGCCTTGCTCAAGGGGCCAAATTGCGCGTCTTCGAGCTCCATCCCGCCTCTCGCACGCGGGCCAACTGTCGACCCCGCTCCTTGGGTCCCGCCAACCCATGCATCAGAGGGCGACATAGCAGCCGCCCCTGCGCCAGCAATTATCCCAGTGCCCGCTCCTCATCCGAAGCACGGGCCGGCAATTCACCCGGTCGACTTCGGCCATCCTCAGTCCACCATTCCAGCAACCGTCTCACTTCCGCCCATGACGATTCCTGCACCAAATCCGATCATGTTCGCACCACCTCCCGTGTCTGTGCCAGCTCCAGCTACCGTTTATACTGCTCCTCCGCCGATGGGCTTCCCGGCATCGAGCACCCCTGTTCCTACTCACACAACTGAGCATTTCCCTTACCAAGCTTCACAACCCCATATTAGCCTCCCCTACTaa